The Halioglobus maricola genome segment GCCTGGTTCGTTACACCAGTGAGCGCGAACTCGATGGTGGTGGTAAAACCCACTGGATGCGCCCGCGTATTATCGGGTACATCGTAGTGCTCTGCGTGATGGTCGGCGTGTTTTCCTACAATATGGTGTACCGTGTCCCACTGGAACTCACTATCATCCGCGACCGAAACCAGCTCTACGTCACGACAGACAGCGGCGCAATTGATAACATCTACACGCTGCAGCTGGTGAACATGGATCCAGATATGCATGAATTCGAGATTTCAATCAGCGGCCTTGAAGGCGCCGAAATCATCGGTGAAACACATCACACCCTGGACGGTGGTGAGGTTCGCTCGATCAGCCTGCGTATCAGGATGGAGCCGGGCATGCTGGACAAGCCGAGTACAGGTTTCGACTTTACCGCTCAGGCCACGGACGCCGACGCACTTAATATCGTCCATGAATCCCGCTTTGTGAAACCGCTTTAGGATCACAACGGAGTAGAGTGACAAGCACAATGAATAAGCAACTGCCCCGCGAAGACAGCCAGCCCTGGTACAAACAGTTCTGGCCATGGTTCCTCTTTAGCCTGCCCGCAGTGGTCGTTGTCGCCGGCATTAACATGGTCTTCGTAGCCCATGAGGGCGCCGACGATCTCGTTGTTGACGAGTACTACAAAAACGGCCTCGCGATCAATCGCAAACTGGAAAAGCTCGAGCGCGCAAAGGAACTGCGTATCGGCGCCGCCCTCGCCATCAATGGCAGTGATATCGTCATTGTGACCAGCGGCGAGGTGGACCAGAACCAGTTGCGTCTGGCTCTGTCACACCCGCTGGAGTCCAATCGGGATTTCGAACTGATGCTGGTACAGAGCGTCCCTGGCGAATATCGCGGAAGATTGCCAGCAGAAATCGCTCCGCGCTGGCACTGGGCGCTGATCAACGACGGTGAACCCGCGTGGCGTCTTGACGGTTCCATCACTGCAGCCGACTTTGGCACAGGTACAGGTGGCTGACAGCGACACCTCGCTCAATGGGGAGCCCTGCTATCACTGTGGTGAGGAAATACCCCCGGGCATTCTCCTCGACGTAGAAATAGGCGGGAAAAATCGCCCCATGTGTTGCCCCGGCTGTCGTGCGGTAGCCGGCATGATCGCGGCCAACGGTCTGGACAATTTCTATGAACAGCGCACCGCTTACAGCGAGCGTCCCCCTGAAACCGA includes the following:
- a CDS encoding FixH family protein encodes the protein MNKQLPREDSQPWYKQFWPWFLFSLPAVVVVAGINMVFVAHEGADDLVVDEYYKNGLAINRKLEKLERAKELRIGAALAINGSDIVIVTSGEVDQNQLRLALSHPLESNRDFELMLVQSVPGEYRGRLPAEIAPRWHWALINDGEPAWRLDGSITAADFGTGTGG